GCTATTTTATTTCCTGAAACAAATTTTTATTTAGTCGATTCCATTGGAAAAAAAATTACGGTAGTAAAAGCAATTGTCGAAGCCTTGGAACTAAAAAATGTACGTGCAGAAAAAATGCGTGCGGAAGAAATAAACGAGAAATTTGATTTTGTGGTAAGTCGCGCTGTTACTGAATTTCCTGTGTTTTACAATTGGGTGAGAACAAAATTTATTAAGCTTCAAAAAAACAGTTTGCCTAACGGAATTTTATATTTAAAGGGCGGCGATATCAAAGAAGAATTTAGTGCGTTTAAAAAAAGCGCCATTTTTTACGAGTTGAAAAATAATTTTTCAGAAGAGTTTTTTGAGACAAAAAAAGTAGCGTATTTACCTTGTTCTTGAAAAATAAAATTTCAAAGAGAAATTGTAATTAGTTGAAATAAGGTTTAATTTGCGTCAGCCAAATTTCGTATCCTTTTTTATTCAGATGAACGCCATCAGTTGTTAAATCAGGGTTTAATTCATTGTTGCTGGTTACAAAAAACGGATATAAATTAATTAATGTGATGTTCCTTTTTTTCGATTCAAGCAACAGAAACGTATTTAATTTTTCCACTTTCAGATTAATTATTTTACTCGAACTTAATAAACTTTTCAAACCAAAAGTGGGCAGAGTACTTTGAATAAAAATTTTTGTTTGCGGACAATCTGTTTTTAAAAGGTCTAAAATTTTGATGTAATTATTTTCAATTTCGGACAACGGAACTTTTTCGACAATGTCATTAATTCCAATCATAATAAAAAGTTTGTCGGGCTGAAAACGAATAACATTATCAATTCTTTTAATCAAACCTTCTGTAAAATCACCACTAATTCCCATATTTACGACAGAAGAAGTATCGGGCAAATATTTGAAATTTTCTGTCATGCTATCGCCAAAAAATACGGTTGAATGGTTCACTTTTTTCATCCGATTAAATTCTTTGTTTAGCCTTTTCCACTTGTCTTGAGTAAAATATTCGTGGATGATATAATATCGTTTTAAAGCTACGAATGAATAAAAACTTGCGATACAAGTCGAAAAAAACAAGGCAAGAAGAAGTGTTTTGTTTCTGCTTTTCATCCAACAGAGTTAGAAAAAAATTTAACTTAATTCAAATTGTAATTTACTTAAACTTCTGTATAGCCCATTTTCCTTCTTTATCAGCTCTTCGTGCGTTCCAGATTCCAACAATTCGCCTTTATCAATAACAATAATTTTATCCGCATTTCGAACGGTAGAAAGTCGATGTGCAATCACAAAAGAAGTTCTGCCAACCATTAATTTATCCAAGGCTTCTTGCACCAAACGCTCCGATTCAGAATCGAGCGAACTGGTTGCTTCATCCAAAATTAAAATAGACGGATTTTTCAAAACTGCTCTGGCAATAGCAATGCGCTGTCTTTGTCCACCCGAAAGTTTTACGCCGCGTTCGCCGACAAGTGTTTCGTATTTCTCCGGAAAATTTTCGATAAACAAATGTGCGTTTGCTTTTTTAGCGGCTTCCATCACTTCATCATTGGTTGCGTCGGGTTTTCCGTATAAAATATTTTCACGAATGCTTCCGCCGAAAAGTAAAACGTCTTGCGGAACAATTGCCATTTGATTGCGTAATTCGGTTAAAGAATATTCCTGAGAGTTCTTTCCATCAATAAAAATTTCTCCGCTTTGCGGATTGTAAAAGCGTAATATGAGAGAAACTAAAGTGGATTTCCCAGAACCACTCGGACCAACAATGGCAATGGTTTCTCCTCTTTTCGCTTCAAAAAAAATATTTTTTAAAACTGGAATTTCACTTCGCGAAGGATAGTTAAAATCAACATTTTTAAAAACAACTGTTCCGCTAATTTTTTTATAAATTCCTTTGTTATCAAATGTTGTATCGATATTTTCTGTCTCTTCATCCAAAATTTCCATAATGCGTTCTGTAGCGCCAATTGCCTTTTGAATTTGTGCGTAAAGCTCTGCGATTCCACCAAAAGAAGCTCCTACAAATACGGAATACAGCACGAATTGAAACATTGCACCCACCGACATTTCTCCGTTGTGTACCAAAATAACGCCACGCCAAATAACAGCGACAATGGATCCGAACAAACAAAAAATAATAAAAGAAGTAAATGCAGCGCGAGCTTTTCCACCTTTCATGGCTTTCTCTACAATTTGCAAAGTGCTTTTTTTGTAACGTGCTATCTCGAAAAACTCATTGGCAAAGGCTTTCACGTTGGCAATGCCTTGCATGGTTTCTTCCACAATGGTGTTAGATGCAGCTACTTCGTCTTGTGTTTCTTTTGACATTTTACGAATGTATCTTCCGAAAAATACAGCGAGAATAGCTACTACAGGTACAATTCCCAGCATCACAAATGTTAATTTAAAAGAAGTAAATGCTAAAAACGCTATACCACCAATGATGATGATAAATTGGCGTAAAAACTCTGCAATTGTAGTCGTGAAAGTATCTTGTAACATCGTGATATCAGAAGAAATACGGCTGTTCAGTTCCCCAACTCGGTGTTGCGAAAAATAATTCATCGGTAATTTTATAAGATGTGTATACGTGGCTTGGCGCAGCGATGCGAGCGTGTTTTCCGTAACATTCACAAATAAATAAACTCTGAAAAAAGAAAAAATAGCTTGTGCTGCGAATAGGATCAACAAGAAAAGTGCGTTACGGTTGATATTTGCGATAAAAGATGCTTTTGCAGAATCTACTAATTTTCCCATCAACATCGGGAAAGCGAGTGCTGTTAAACTTGTTAGCAATAAAAAGGACAATCCTAAAAAATATTTTTTTCGATAGGGTTTAAAATAAACAAGTATACGTGCTGCATTTTTAAGATTTTTTTTATTGATTTTTACTTTCGGAGCATCCTCAAATTCACTTTTCTTCCTTGCCATTTTTATTTTTTATTTCTGTTTATATAGATTTGGCAACCCTTTCAAAAGAAACGAGAAAAGAAAACATTTCTGACGCCTCAAATCTTTTCCTCCAAGTGGAGCTTACACTTTTCATTGTTCAAAATAAATAAACCGCAGCAAGGAAGAGAATTCTATTCTATTTTTTAGGATTCCAAAAAATATTTTTTTAATTATTTTTTTCAAAGATATCCTTTTCTTCTTTCTTGGAAAAAGAACGGAAGAGAAGAATTTACTATTTTATTTAACCTGCTTCCGAAAGATACTGATTAATAAAAGCAAAATTTAAATATTTAGAACTTTCTAAAAAAAGGGAAACGCCTTTACGTACGGCTTTCCAAAGGTTGTGGACTTTACAGACAAGTTTGCAAACTCTTTGGTGCAAGAACTTCAACTTTTAGTGAGTTTGAGAGCCTATTTCTAATCTCTATTGAAAATGAATTTTTACTACTTTGAGCTTGATAGAATGTAAAATCACGTTCAAAAAAATAATTTTCCGAAGCATTTATTTTGCATTACATTTGTTATATCATTTTTAGCCCCCGATAAAAATG
This portion of the Bacteroidia bacterium genome encodes:
- the rsmG gene encoding 16S rRNA (guanine(527)-N(7))-methyltransferase RsmG — its product is MENSISLLKKYFPTLTEKQEQQFILLKSLYEEWNAKINVISRKDIDFLYERHVLHSLGIAKILTFRAGTKILDVGTGGGFPGIPLAILFPETNFYLVDSIGKKITVVKAIVEALELKNVRAEKMRAEEINEKFDFVVSRAVTEFPVFYNWVRTKFIKLQKNSLPNGILYLKGGDIKEEFSAFKKSAIFYELKNNFSEEFFETKKVAYLPCS
- a CDS encoding GDSL-type esterase/lipase family protein → MKSRNKTLLLALFFSTCIASFYSFVALKRYYIIHEYFTQDKWKRLNKEFNRMKKVNHSTVFFGDSMTENFKYLPDTSSVVNMGISGDFTEGLIKRIDNVIRFQPDKLFIMIGINDIVEKVPLSEIENNYIKILDLLKTDCPQTKIFIQSTLPTFGLKSLLSSSKIINLKVEKLNTFLLLESKKRNITLINLYPFFVTSNNELNPDLTTDGVHLNKKGYEIWLTQIKPYFN
- a CDS encoding ABC transporter transmembrane domain-containing protein — protein: MARKKSEFEDAPKVKINKKNLKNAARILVYFKPYRKKYFLGLSFLLLTSLTALAFPMLMGKLVDSAKASFIANINRNALFLLILFAAQAIFSFFRVYLFVNVTENTLASLRQATYTHLIKLPMNYFSQHRVGELNSRISSDITMLQDTFTTTIAEFLRQFIIIIGGIAFLAFTSFKLTFVMLGIVPVVAILAVFFGRYIRKMSKETQDEVAASNTIVEETMQGIANVKAFANEFFEIARYKKSTLQIVEKAMKGGKARAAFTSFIIFCLFGSIVAVIWRGVILVHNGEMSVGAMFQFVLYSVFVGASFGGIAELYAQIQKAIGATERIMEILDEETENIDTTFDNKGIYKKISGTVVFKNVDFNYPSRSEIPVLKNIFFEAKRGETIAIVGPSGSGKSTLVSLILRFYNPQSGEIFIDGKNSQEYSLTELRNQMAIVPQDVLLFGGSIRENILYGKPDATNDEVMEAAKKANAHLFIENFPEKYETLVGERGVKLSGGQRQRIAIARAVLKNPSILILDEATSSLDSESERLVQEALDKLMVGRTSFVIAHRLSTVRNADKIIVIDKGELLESGTHEELIKKENGLYRSLSKLQFELS